The following are encoded together in the Zingiber officinale cultivar Zhangliang chromosome 8A, Zo_v1.1, whole genome shotgun sequence genome:
- the LOC122010387 gene encoding uncharacterized protein LOC122010387, translating into MSDDFIKLSEQQKEKRKKNIYPHRLARKGYARYAKEIANELCDDDEINRAIIWKKGRVNKEGKFDGQELKQTIDKIDDYIQQKRKGTLKINGTKEDILTKALNSREHSGRVRVVGGHITPSLFFNVSRWKTDNVDRELLIEQKRELVEARKLIQEQDTHIQKLEAIVYKKGAWGSDIDDKGSCSVKLPQQNDNKLNTDKTFSSYEEFNDVEMQVVDKEVALQLYKLWLYLLLK; encoded by the exons ATGTCTGACGATTTTATT AAACTAAGTGAACAAcagaaggagaaaagaaagaagaacataTACCCCCATCGTCTTGCTCGTAAAGGATATGCACGATATGCTAAAGAAATA gcaaatgaATTATGTGACGATGATGaaatcaatagagctattatttGGAAGAAAGGAAGGGTTAATAAAGAAGGGAAATTTGATGGCCAAGAGTTGAAACAAACAATAGACAAGATT GATGATTATATACAACAGAAGCGTAAGGGTACACTCAAAATTAATGGGACAAAAGAAGATATTCTTACCAAAGCACTCAATTCAAGAGAACATAGTGGACGTGTGAGGGTTGTTGGAGGTCATATCACTCCATCATTGTTCTTTAATGTTAGTAGATGGAAGACTGACAATGTTGATAGAGAGCTACTGATTGAGCAAAAGAGAGAGTTGGTGGAGGCTAGAAAATTAATTCAAGAACAAGATACACACAttcaaaaacttgaagcaatTGTCTACAAAAAGGGTGCATGGGGCAGTGACATTGATGACAAAGGAAGTTGCTCGGTAAAGTTACCTCAACAAAATGACAATAAACTGAACACCGATAAGACTTTCTCCAGTTATGAAGAGTTCAATGATGTCGAAATGCAAGTTGTGGATAAAGAAGTTGCTTTACAGCTATATAAGTTGtggttatatttattattaaaataa